A window from Leguminivora glycinivorella isolate SPB_JAAS2020 chromosome 16, LegGlyc_1.1, whole genome shotgun sequence encodes these proteins:
- the LOC125234710 gene encoding uncharacterized protein LOC125234710: MAFLSPFFMERKTQDSVDVESDNESSDKIDENNTVEFTASENIGIDIDDCPANVSDEQGILNESKQQKCVKIPKAVKRRVVRSQQSASAVLMAKLLDQQNKSEPSREHDEIDHFFLAISQTVKKFSPYVQALAKNKIFSLVSEMELQHLAPPSSSQYSSNPSPSSVMSLPTSTDTPMPTSPYWNEPTSLSNNPDWNVDTEDY, from the coding sequence ATGGCGTTTCTATCTCCCTTTTTCATGGAAAGAAAAACTCAAGACTCCGTAGATGTAGAAAGCGACAACGAGTCGTCCGATAAAATCGATGAAAACAATACCGTAGAATTCACTGCTTCCGAAAATATCGGTATAGATATCGACGACTGTCCTGCTAATGTGAGTGACGAACAGGGCATTCTTAATGAATCAAAGCaacaaaaatgtgtcaaaatcCCAAAAGCGGTAAAGAGAAGAGTTGTCCGGTCACAGCAATCGGCATCCGCTGTATTAATGGCAAAATTACTGGATCAACAAAATAAATCAGAGCCATCCCGGGAGCACGACGAAATagatcatttttttttagcTATTTCTCAAACTGTGAAAAAGTTCTCACCATACGTCCAAGCACTagcgaaaaataaaatattttcgttAGTGTCTGAAATGGAACTGCAACACCTTGCTCCACCTAGCTCTTCTCAATACTCCTCCAATCCGTCCCCAAGTTCGGTTATGTCATTACCGACAAGTACTGATACGCCTATGCCAACAAGTCCGTACTGGAATGAGCCGACTAGCCTATCGAACAATCCTGACTGGAATGTTGATACTGAAGACTACTAG